One genomic region from Microscilla marina ATCC 23134 encodes:
- a CDS encoding MlaE family ABC transporter permease, with product MQTLGKYCIFIASLFYNRERFKVYVRLTIDECMRIGIDSVFIVVITSTFIGAVAAVQTAYNLVSPAIPLYVIGTIVRDMAILEFAPTITCIVLAGKVGSNIAGGLGTMRITEQVDAIEVMGINAASYLVLPKITAALITIPMLCVIAGFLSIMGGFISGTVTGALTESQYIYGIRWDFNPGGIYFAIIKSFVFAYLISSISAFKGFFTTGGALEVGQSSTNAVTSSTIAVLFADYILAQLLAGILLGQ from the coding sequence ATGCAGACTTTAGGCAAATACTGTATTTTCATTGCAAGCTTATTTTACAACCGTGAACGTTTTAAAGTATATGTACGCCTGACCATAGACGAATGTATGCGTATAGGCATAGACTCTGTATTTATTGTAGTCATTACATCTACTTTTATAGGAGCAGTAGCCGCAGTACAAACCGCTTATAACCTGGTGAGTCCTGCCATACCTTTGTATGTGATAGGCACCATTGTACGCGATATGGCAATACTAGAGTTTGCCCCTACCATTACCTGTATTGTACTGGCGGGTAAAGTGGGCTCAAACATCGCTGGTGGACTGGGCACTATGCGTATTACCGAACAAGTAGATGCTATAGAAGTAATGGGCATCAACGCTGCTTCTTACCTGGTACTACCCAAAATTACAGCAGCTTTGATCACCATTCCAATGTTATGCGTCATTGCCGGATTTTTGTCTATTATGGGTGGTTTTATCTCAGGCACAGTCACTGGAGCTCTTACTGAATCACAGTACATTTATGGCATCCGTTGGGACTTTAATCCAGGAGGTATCTACTTTGCTATTATCAAATCATTTGTGTTTGCTTACCTAATATCTTCTATCTCGGCCTTCAAAGGCTTTTTTACCACAGGTGGAGCGTTAGAGGTAGGGCAATCAAGTACCAATGCGGTTACCAGTAGTACCATTGCCGTCTTGTTTGCCGATTATATTTTGGCACAATTACTTGCCGGTATATTGTTAGGACAGTAA
- a CDS encoding GNAT family N-acetyltransferase, with product MLTLERTHSDNEDFIDLIKHLDAYLKVQDGEDHDFYAQYNKVDAIRWVLVAYSNGVAAGCGAIKPYNEQTIELKRMFVHPDHRSKGVAQAMLQHLEQWAAEEGFTTCVLETGVKQVEAIRLYTKAGYELMDNYGQYAGLATSVCMKKALK from the coding sequence ATGCTTACTTTAGAAAGAACTCATTCGGACAACGAAGATTTTATAGACCTTATCAAACACCTGGATGCTTACCTGAAGGTGCAAGATGGCGAAGATCACGATTTTTATGCCCAATACAACAAGGTAGACGCTATACGCTGGGTGCTAGTGGCTTATAGCAATGGAGTAGCGGCAGGCTGTGGGGCTATCAAACCCTACAATGAGCAAACCATAGAACTCAAACGTATGTTTGTGCATCCCGATCATCGAAGTAAAGGCGTTGCTCAGGCAATGCTGCAACATCTGGAGCAGTGGGCTGCCGAAGAGGGGTTTACCACTTGTGTATTGGAAACTGGAGTAAAGCAAGTAGAGGCGATTAGGTTATATACCAAGGCGGGTTATGAACTGATGGATAACTACGGGCAATATGCTGGATTAGCCACCAGCGTATGTATGAAGAAAGCATTGAAGTAG
- a CDS encoding type III polyketide synthase, with protein MNKTYIHSIGTANPVHQIAQQTTAEFMVKFLELSPREARKLQLLYRATSIDYRYSVLEDYAKTNDFDFYPNTGNTFPSTAQRMQQYEKHAATLATAAVANCLPANFSVTEITHLITVSCTGMYAPGLDIELVEKLGLAHSVQRTCINFMGCYAAFNALKIADIICRATPKAKVLVVGVELCTLHFQKSTAKDDLVANAIFADGAAAVLLQGHPPAHKAIALEGFYCDLEPDGKGDMAWHIKDHGFEMKLSSYVPQLLEGKLKALVGRLLQNYQLNMPDIELFAIHPGGRRILERIEQSLGIPKKANATAYEVLQQYGNMSSVTVLFVLKRLLEQVGEEHHDQRILSMAFGPGLTLESALMKVFCPND; from the coding sequence ATGAACAAAACATATATTCACTCCATAGGAACCGCCAACCCGGTTCATCAGATTGCCCAACAAACTACTGCCGAGTTTATGGTAAAATTTCTGGAACTATCGCCTCGTGAGGCACGCAAGCTCCAGCTATTGTACCGTGCTACGTCTATTGACTATCGCTATTCGGTGTTGGAGGATTACGCTAAAACCAATGATTTTGATTTTTATCCTAATACCGGCAACACATTTCCTTCTACTGCCCAACGTATGCAACAATACGAAAAACACGCTGCTACTTTGGCTACCGCAGCAGTGGCAAATTGTTTGCCTGCTAATTTTTCTGTGACCGAAATCACCCATTTGATTACGGTGAGTTGCACGGGTATGTATGCTCCAGGGCTTGACATAGAATTGGTAGAAAAACTGGGTTTAGCACACTCAGTACAACGCACTTGTATTAACTTTATGGGTTGTTATGCAGCTTTCAACGCACTCAAAATAGCCGATATAATTTGTCGTGCTACCCCCAAGGCCAAGGTGTTGGTGGTAGGAGTAGAACTGTGCACGTTGCATTTCCAGAAGTCGACTGCTAAAGATGATCTGGTGGCCAACGCCATTTTTGCCGATGGAGCAGCGGCAGTATTGCTTCAGGGGCATCCACCTGCCCATAAAGCCATTGCCTTAGAGGGCTTTTATTGTGACCTGGAGCCCGATGGCAAAGGAGATATGGCGTGGCATATCAAAGACCATGGCTTCGAAATGAAACTTTCGTCTTATGTACCTCAATTGCTCGAAGGCAAACTTAAGGCATTGGTAGGTAGGTTGTTGCAAAACTATCAGCTCAATATGCCTGATATAGAACTGTTTGCTATTCATCCTGGTGGGCGTCGCATACTAGAGCGTATCGAACAAAGCTTGGGTATTCCCAAAAAAGCCAATGCTACTGCTTATGAGGTTTTACAGCAATACGGCAATATGTCTTCGGTTACAGTGTTGTTTGTGCTAAAGCGTTTATTAGAGCAAGTAGGAGAGGAGCACCACGACCAACGTATTCTGAGTATGGCTTTTGGGCCAGGGCTTACCCTGGAGTCGGCATTGATGAAGGTGTTTTGCCCAAATGATTAG
- the kbl gene encoding glycine C-acetyltransferase: MYETLKPVLEKELAEIKEAGLYKSERIITSQQTADITTDEAGEVINFCANNYLGLANHPRIIKAAQDALEKYGFGMASVRFICGTQDIHKELERRISEFFGTEDTILYAAAFDANGGVFEPLFNAEDAIISDQLNHASIIDGVRLCKAQRFRYKHNDMADLEERLKESQNCRHRIIVTDGVFSMDGTIAQMDKICDLADKYKALVMTDECHSTGFMGKTGRGVPEHCGVMDRVDIVTGTLGKAMGGASGGFTTGKKEIIEMLRQRSRPYLFSNTLAPAIVGASIEVFKMLSETTALRDKLEDNTTYFREKMTAAGFDIKPGVHAIVPIMLYDAPLSQKFAEKLLAKGIYVIGFYYPVVPKGQARIRVQISAVHERHHLDKAIESFTEVGKELGVI; encoded by the coding sequence ATGTACGAGACTCTTAAACCTGTATTGGAAAAAGAACTGGCTGAAATAAAAGAAGCTGGTTTATATAAATCAGAACGTATTATTACCTCACAACAAACCGCCGACATTACCACCGACGAAGCGGGTGAGGTGATTAACTTTTGTGCCAACAACTATTTAGGCTTGGCAAACCACCCACGAATAATCAAAGCAGCCCAAGACGCCTTAGAGAAGTATGGTTTTGGAATGGCTTCGGTGCGTTTTATTTGTGGTACTCAAGATATTCACAAAGAGCTTGAACGTCGTATTTCTGAGTTTTTTGGCACTGAAGACACCATTTTATATGCTGCGGCTTTTGATGCCAACGGAGGAGTTTTTGAGCCTTTGTTCAATGCTGAAGATGCCATCATTTCTGACCAGCTAAACCACGCCTCTATCATTGACGGCGTAAGACTGTGCAAGGCTCAGCGTTTTCGTTACAAACATAACGACATGGCAGACCTGGAAGAAAGGTTGAAAGAAAGCCAAAACTGTCGCCACCGTATCATTGTAACTGATGGTGTTTTTTCGATGGATGGCACTATAGCCCAAATGGATAAAATTTGTGACCTTGCCGACAAATACAAGGCATTGGTAATGACGGACGAATGCCACTCTACCGGATTTATGGGTAAAACTGGGCGTGGTGTGCCAGAACATTGTGGGGTAATGGACAGGGTAGACATTGTAACAGGTACTTTGGGCAAGGCTATGGGCGGAGCTTCTGGTGGTTTTACTACGGGTAAAAAAGAAATTATAGAAATGTTACGCCAGCGTTCACGTCCTTATTTGTTTTCTAACACTTTGGCGCCTGCCATTGTAGGAGCGTCTATTGAGGTATTTAAAATGTTGTCAGAAACTACTGCTTTGCGCGATAAGCTGGAAGACAACACAACTTACTTCCGTGAAAAAATGACTGCTGCCGGGTTCGACATCAAACCAGGTGTACATGCCATTGTGCCCATTATGTTGTACGATGCACCACTTTCACAGAAGTTTGCCGAAAAACTCCTTGCTAAAGGCATTTATGTCATTGGGTTTTATTACCCTGTTGTACCTAAGGGGCAAGCACGTATTCGGGTGCAAATTTCGGCAGTGCACGAACGTCACCATCTTGACAAAGCCATTGAGTCGTTTACCGAAGTGGGTAAAGAATTAGGAGTAATATAA
- a CDS encoding TIGR01777 family oxidoreductase has product MNKQRKIVIPGGTGFIGQVMARHFVAQGDEVIILTRKKSTQKDGVQYVQWDGKNLDSWATTFEGADAVINMAGRTVNCRYNKKNKQQIYDSRLFSTEVIGVAIAQCEHPPALWINAGSATIYRHALDRPMDEATGEFGSGFSVDVCQKWEATFDKMKTPHTRKLMLRIAMVLGREGGVIPPFMNLVKRGLGGTQGKGNQFISWIHEYDFVRIIEWLMAHKEVTGVLNVSSPHPEPNQKFMKTLRQVMNVSFGLPATQWMLEIGAWFIGTETELIVKSRQVVPGRLQALGFTLKYPYLKEAFEEIIHGQRSPQTTQEIVNS; this is encoded by the coding sequence ATGAACAAGCAAAGAAAAATAGTAATACCAGGTGGTACTGGATTTATAGGTCAGGTAATGGCCAGGCATTTTGTGGCACAAGGCGATGAGGTGATTATATTAACCAGAAAAAAAAGTACGCAAAAAGACGGTGTACAATATGTACAATGGGATGGCAAAAATTTAGACAGTTGGGCAACTACTTTTGAGGGAGCAGATGCTGTCATCAATATGGCAGGAAGAACAGTCAATTGTCGTTATAATAAGAAAAACAAGCAACAAATTTACGACTCACGCTTGTTCTCTACCGAGGTGATAGGGGTAGCTATAGCCCAATGTGAGCACCCACCTGCACTTTGGATCAATGCCGGATCGGCTACTATTTACCGCCATGCACTAGACCGCCCTATGGATGAAGCTACTGGGGAATTTGGCAGTGGTTTTTCGGTAGATGTATGTCAAAAATGGGAAGCTACTTTTGACAAAATGAAAACACCTCATACTCGTAAATTGATGTTAAGGATTGCCATGGTACTTGGGCGTGAAGGCGGAGTAATTCCCCCTTTTATGAATTTAGTAAAACGCGGTCTGGGTGGTACTCAAGGCAAAGGCAATCAATTCATTAGCTGGATACACGAATACGATTTTGTACGGATAATAGAGTGGTTAATGGCACACAAAGAAGTGACAGGAGTATTGAATGTCTCGAGCCCCCACCCTGAGCCCAATCAAAAGTTTATGAAAACTTTGAGGCAGGTCATGAACGTTTCTTTTGGTTTGCCTGCCACGCAATGGATGCTCGAAATAGGTGCTTGGTTTATTGGTACCGAAACCGAACTGATTGTAAAAAGCCGCCAAGTAGTGCCAGGGCGTTTGCAAGCATTAGGTTTTACCCTCAAGTATCCTTATTTGAAAGAAGCCTTCGAAGAAATTATACATGGTCAACGAAGTCCTCAAACTACTCAGGAAATAGTAAATAGCTAA
- a CDS encoding formimidoylglutamase → MDFTLFFDALDKTLFEGIAGTDTWYEHVQVYDKRPIKWEKKHLAIVGVTEERGTQTNQGVAKAANEIRKRLYRLKKGKGAYQIVDLGNLRSGMSLEETYTRLRQSCEFLLNKNVIPIVLGGSHDLTLGQFLAYEQAGKIINMVNVDACIDLEQTPLPDMSTCHVHKMLTHQPGYLFAFSHLGYQSYLNSPKTLETLEKLNFDAYSVGQMRDDLNEIEPVVRNADMLSFDLTAIKMSDAVGNRNAQNFGLTGEEACQICWYAGLSARLSSIGFYEYNPDEDVRHQTASLIATMIWYFVEGYYHRTDELNFNGNAFMKYVVSRLNNSSNIIFYKHKVTQKWWMEVPYPQTVTSNKEKMIVPCSYKDYQKASRGDIPDRWLMTYNKLG, encoded by the coding sequence ATGGACTTTACGCTCTTTTTCGATGCATTAGACAAGACCCTTTTTGAAGGAATAGCAGGTACTGATACTTGGTATGAACATGTGCAGGTCTATGATAAAAGACCGATAAAATGGGAAAAAAAGCATTTAGCAATTGTTGGGGTAACCGAAGAACGGGGTACCCAAACCAATCAGGGAGTGGCAAAAGCCGCCAACGAAATACGTAAACGCCTGTATCGCCTGAAGAAAGGCAAAGGGGCTTATCAGATTGTAGATTTGGGTAATTTACGCAGTGGTATGAGCCTCGAAGAAACCTACACTCGTTTGCGTCAATCCTGTGAGTTTTTACTCAATAAAAACGTGATCCCTATTGTATTGGGAGGGTCACACGACCTGACTTTGGGGCAGTTTTTAGCATACGAACAGGCAGGTAAAATTATCAATATGGTAAATGTAGACGCTTGCATAGACCTTGAGCAAACTCCCTTGCCAGATATGAGCACTTGCCATGTACATAAAATGCTTACTCACCAACCCGGTTATTTGTTTGCTTTTAGTCACTTAGGCTATCAAAGTTACCTTAACTCCCCTAAAACTCTCGAGACCCTCGAAAAACTCAATTTTGATGCATACAGTGTAGGACAAATGCGGGACGACCTGAACGAAATAGAACCTGTGGTGCGCAACGCCGATATGTTGAGTTTTGACCTGACAGCCATCAAAATGAGTGATGCCGTAGGTAACCGAAATGCGCAAAACTTTGGGCTAACCGGCGAAGAAGCTTGTCAGATTTGTTGGTATGCGGGGTTAAGCGCACGCTTGAGCTCTATTGGTTTTTATGAGTACAACCCCGACGAAGATGTGCGCCATCAAACGGCTTCGTTGATTGCTACAATGATTTGGTATTTTGTAGAGGGGTATTATCACCGCACCGATGAGCTCAACTTTAATGGCAACGCCTTTATGAAATATGTAGTTTCGAGACTAAACAACTCCAGCAACATTATATTTTATAAACACAAGGTGACCCAAAAATGGTGGATGGAAGTACCTTATCCTCAGACAGTTACTTCTAATAAAGAGAAAATGATTGTACCTTGTAGTTATAAAGATTACCAAAAAGCCAGCCGTGGCGATATACCCGATCGTTGGCTAATGACTTATAATAAGTTGGGGTAG
- a CDS encoding acyl-CoA thioesterase: protein MQDLLKDYPSIIEQKIAWGDMDAAQHINNTVYFRYFESGRIAYFDEIGFSDFDQIGPILAETSCRYRIPLIHPDTISIATRIQTDSFYEFGFVMEHVVVSHQHQQIAAKGTSRIVSYDYSKREKAPLPQVLKDKMLACERK from the coding sequence ATGCAAGACTTACTAAAAGACTACCCTTCGATAATAGAACAAAAAATAGCCTGGGGCGATATGGACGCGGCACAACATATCAACAATACTGTATATTTTAGGTATTTTGAAAGTGGACGCATTGCTTATTTTGATGAGATTGGTTTTTCTGATTTTGACCAAATAGGACCTATCCTTGCCGAAACCAGCTGTCGTTACCGCATTCCTTTGATACACCCTGACACTATCTCTATTGCTACCCGAATACAAACAGATAGCTTTTATGAATTTGGATTTGTCATGGAGCATGTGGTAGTAAGCCACCAACACCAGCAAATAGCTGCCAAGGGTACATCTCGCATTGTGAGTTATGATTACTCGAAACGAGAAAAAGCCCCCTTGCCACAAGTGCTCAAAGACAAAATGTTAGCGTGTGAACGCAAATAA
- a CDS encoding N-formylglutamate amidohydrolase has protein sequence MTYQIIAPTAPKVPIVISVPHCGVAFPDDIKSQYVPELIAQPDDTDWFVDRLYDFAPALGITVIKAHYSRWVIDLNRNPESKPLYNDGRVITALTPTTNFLGESLYIGATPDPAEVQRRLEAYYLPYHQKVNDLLDDLQKDFPHVLLYDAHSIRQVVKTIHSNPFPDLLLGSNDEKSAHAALIKVSLEGLAAGDYSLEHNTLFKGGHITRSFGQPSRKRHALQLERSKTLYMNDAETEYAPKRAEKLKEILKPMFNQLITALGNLD, from the coding sequence ATGACTTACCAAATTATAGCCCCCACTGCACCCAAGGTGCCCATTGTGATAAGTGTACCCCATTGTGGAGTAGCTTTTCCTGACGATATTAAGTCGCAATATGTACCCGAACTGATTGCTCAACCCGATGATACCGATTGGTTTGTAGACCGTTTGTATGATTTTGCCCCAGCCTTGGGTATTACGGTGATCAAAGCGCACTATAGCCGTTGGGTAATAGATTTGAACCGTAACCCTGAAAGTAAACCTTTGTACAACGATGGCAGAGTAATTACAGCATTGACACCTACTACCAATTTTCTGGGCGAATCATTGTATATAGGGGCAACTCCTGACCCTGCCGAGGTGCAACGAAGGCTAGAGGCGTACTACTTGCCTTACCACCAAAAGGTAAATGATTTGCTGGATGATTTGCAAAAAGATTTTCCCCACGTGTTGTTATACGATGCACACTCTATCAGACAGGTAGTAAAAACCATTCATTCGAATCCTTTTCCTGATCTGTTGTTGGGAAGTAACGACGAGAAATCGGCGCATGCAGCGTTGATTAAAGTTTCGCTTGAAGGTTTGGCCGCTGGTGATTACTCTCTTGAACACAATACACTTTTTAAGGGGGGGCACATCACTCGTTCGTTTGGGCAACCATCGCGCAAGCGGCATGCACTACAGCTCGAACGCAGCAAAACTTTGTACATGAACGATGCTGAAACTGAGTATGCTCCCAAGCGTGCCGAAAAGTTAAAAGAAATCTTAAAACCTATGTTTAACCAATTGATAACAGCATTGGGAAATTTGGATTGA
- the tmk gene encoding dTMP kinase, giving the protein MTKPNKFIVIEGLDGSGKSTQLKLITAHLQNAGIKYQHIHFPVMGEGYYGQLTAEFLRGDLGALDQVHPKIAALIFAGNRVEHLEQINQWLADGYVVIADRYVNSNIAFQCAKFDNQTEKDTLKKWILEFEYEFNLLPRPASSLFLDVPFASIKKSLTNQREGDDRAYLQGKSDIHEDSLDLQEKVRQEYLQMVKEQPDFHLIKCSDEKGNYLPPEQIHAEIKARFDQLNEG; this is encoded by the coding sequence ATGACAAAACCCAACAAATTTATTGTAATAGAAGGGCTGGACGGTTCAGGCAAGTCAACCCAGCTTAAGCTCATCACGGCTCACTTACAAAATGCAGGGATCAAGTACCAACACATTCATTTTCCGGTCATGGGTGAGGGTTACTATGGGCAACTTACGGCTGAATTTTTACGTGGCGATTTGGGTGCCTTAGATCAGGTACACCCCAAAATAGCGGCTTTGATATTTGCGGGTAACCGGGTAGAGCATTTGGAGCAAATCAATCAATGGCTTGCCGATGGGTACGTAGTCATTGCCGATCGTTATGTCAACTCTAACATTGCTTTTCAATGTGCTAAGTTTGACAACCAAACAGAAAAAGACACCCTCAAGAAGTGGATTCTAGAGTTTGAATATGAATTTAATTTGCTGCCTCGACCGGCTTCTTCTCTGTTTTTAGATGTTCCCTTTGCTTCGATCAAAAAATCATTGACCAACCAACGCGAAGGCGACGACCGGGCTTATTTGCAAGGCAAAAGTGATATTCACGAAGACTCACTCGATTTGCAAGAAAAAGTGCGCCAAGAGTACTTACAAATGGTCAAAGAACAACCTGACTTTCATTTGATCAAGTGTTCAGACGAAAAAGGTAATTATTTGCCTCCTGAGCAAATCCACGCCGAGATAAAAGCAAGGTTTGACCAATTGAACGAAGGATAA
- a CDS encoding CoA-binding protein: protein MKNTLILGATTNPSRYAFLAADRLTGYGHEIFPVGIKKGQVFGKDIINDKKVIGNIDTITLYIGARHQSEWYDYILKTKPKRLIFNPGTENMELAQLAKDNSIEPVFACTLVMLSTGQY, encoded by the coding sequence ATGAAAAATACACTGATTCTAGGAGCAACCACCAACCCCTCACGTTATGCTTTTTTGGCGGCAGACCGCCTCACTGGATATGGTCACGAGATTTTTCCAGTGGGTATAAAAAAGGGACAAGTATTTGGCAAAGACATCATCAATGACAAAAAGGTAATCGGCAATATAGATACCATTACGCTATATATTGGGGCTCGCCACCAAAGCGAATGGTATGACTATATATTAAAAACCAAACCCAAACGCTTGATTTTTAATCCTGGTACCGAAAACATGGAGTTGGCGCAACTTGCCAAAGACAATAGCATAGAGCCTGTGTTTGCCTGTACACTGGTTATGTTGTCTACTGGGCAGTATTAA
- a CDS encoding UvrD-helicase domain-containing protein yields the protein MLFKIYSSSAGSGKTYTLTREYLKLALQGDQPHYFKYILAITFTNDAANEMKARIVNALQGFAQPDTLDDKARKGSDQLLFGIAEELGVAPEKLRTRAQKVFVKIIYNYSDFAVSTIDRFVNKITTAFTQELDIPYNYDVDLDTDKLLETAIDRVLAKVGRETKENLSNILVDWAEKKAEEGKNWAQIAPELADFSKDLMNERSYNYLNQLKKLTVDDFQIIKEELFNYKKNLKSQIVTIAEQGLSLMQAQGVGVNDFFQKAKGVGGYFQKLAQGKDLEKPANSYVMQALNNNKWYSGKAQPGIDAIAPSLAQDIAHLRNLKSIYLLVSLITPHIYKMALIHEVESELEELKIENNSIHISDTNKKIAEIISNEPVPFIYERVGEKYNHILIDEFQDTSVLQWQNLLPLVENNLAEHNFNLIVGDAKQAIYRWRGGEMEQLVHLYKNNIGALLQPSLMQENTFNLLRDRYATLHQNHLAAQLKHNYRSTREVIEFNNSFFRDLVDMYRHEFPLLDQIYDEDFEQAIPEQNTKTGGHVEIQFVNKDTYHTDTLEYILVTISTALNQGFAKKDIAVLTRSNGSGQEIAVFLKSKGFPVISQTSLLLASDDKVHFIIAFLKLIKNPHDRLLRSEVLYLFYRVIKRITPDDMINNVIKSLITKPIAEFFEHIQGEGYDISQGMLQQLGVYELVEKLIEVFGLFEHQNRLEYLFRFLDLVIEFNLQKNTTLTDFLEYWEDKKDVVSVNTPKDQDAITITTIHKSKGLEYSVVILPFAEWEYTPKRNSTMWINLPREEFTFKHSSNYLSTSIVQVSSKLAETLVADQYHDEIEKTFIENVNLLYVAFTRAVDRLYIFTRLENFASKKPPKRVSTLMHQYLLNRQFWEEGNATYPIEMGEPKAQGEATEEDEDKYFYIDELISTDIHKRVKNTAKWKRSLVEKGTEQPAEETPEQV from the coding sequence ATGCTTTTTAAAATATACAGTTCTTCGGCAGGTTCGGGCAAAACCTACACACTTACCAGAGAGTACCTGAAACTTGCCTTGCAAGGAGACCAACCCCACTACTTTAAATACATTTTGGCCATCACTTTTACCAATGATGCTGCCAATGAAATGAAGGCACGTATTGTCAATGCTTTGCAAGGGTTTGCCCAACCCGATACACTAGACGATAAAGCCCGAAAAGGGAGCGATCAGTTGTTGTTTGGCATAGCCGAAGAGCTAGGGGTAGCGCCTGAAAAACTCAGAACAAGAGCGCAAAAAGTATTTGTCAAAATTATTTATAACTACAGTGACTTTGCCGTAAGTACCATCGACCGATTTGTCAATAAAATTACCACTGCTTTTACCCAAGAGCTGGACATTCCTTATAACTATGATGTAGACCTGGACACAGACAAACTCTTAGAAACCGCTATAGACCGGGTACTGGCAAAGGTAGGGCGAGAAACCAAAGAAAACCTGTCGAATATATTGGTAGATTGGGCAGAAAAGAAGGCAGAAGAAGGTAAAAACTGGGCACAAATTGCACCCGAACTTGCTGACTTTTCTAAAGATTTGATGAATGAAAGGTCGTATAACTACCTCAACCAGTTGAAAAAATTGACCGTAGATGACTTTCAGATTATCAAAGAAGAACTCTTTAATTATAAGAAAAACCTTAAGAGTCAAATTGTAACCATTGCCGAACAAGGCTTGAGCCTCATGCAAGCGCAAGGGGTGGGAGTCAATGATTTTTTTCAGAAAGCCAAGGGAGTAGGAGGCTATTTTCAAAAGCTGGCTCAAGGCAAAGACCTGGAAAAACCTGCCAACAGCTATGTAATGCAAGCATTGAATAATAATAAGTGGTATTCGGGCAAGGCGCAACCTGGTATAGACGCCATTGCTCCATCGCTTGCTCAAGACATTGCCCACTTGCGAAACCTGAAAAGCATTTACTTGTTGGTGTCGTTGATTACCCCACATATTTACAAAATGGCGTTGATCCACGAGGTAGAAAGTGAACTGGAAGAACTAAAAATAGAAAATAACTCGATTCACATTTCGGATACCAACAAAAAAATAGCCGAGATTATCTCTAACGAACCCGTGCCTTTTATTTACGAAAGGGTAGGGGAGAAGTACAACCATATTCTAATAGATGAGTTTCAGGACACTTCGGTACTGCAATGGCAAAACCTATTGCCACTGGTAGAAAACAACCTTGCCGAGCACAATTTTAACCTGATAGTAGGCGATGCTAAACAAGCAATTTACCGCTGGCGGGGTGGCGAAATGGAGCAGTTGGTGCATTTATATAAAAACAATATTGGGGCATTGCTTCAGCCCTCGTTGATGCAAGAAAACACCTTTAACTTGTTGCGCGACCGTTATGCTACTTTGCACCAAAACCACTTGGCAGCCCAGTTGAAGCACAACTACCGCAGTACTCGTGAAGTGATAGAGTTTAACAACAGTTTCTTTCGCGATTTGGTAGACATGTACCGTCACGAGTTTCCATTGCTTGATCAAATATATGATGAAGATTTTGAACAGGCGATTCCCGAACAAAACACCAAAACCGGAGGGCATGTAGAAATACAATTTGTAAACAAAGATACCTACCATACCGATACCCTTGAGTATATTTTGGTCACCATTTCTACGGCGCTCAACCAAGGTTTTGCCAAAAAAGACATTGCTGTACTCACTCGTAGCAATGGCAGTGGGCAGGAAATAGCTGTTTTTCTGAAAAGTAAAGGCTTTCCTGTGATTTCTCAAACCTCTTTGTTGCTTGCCAGCGATGACAAGGTACACTTTATCATTGCTTTTCTTAAGCTAATCAAAAACCCGCACGACCGCTTGTTAAGGTCTGAAGTGTTGTATTTATTTTATCGGGTGATCAAGCGTATTACCCCTGATGATATGATAAATAATGTGATTAAAAGCTTGATTACAAAACCTATAGCCGAGTTTTTTGAACACATCCAAGGCGAAGGGTATGACATTAGCCAAGGAATGTTACAGCAATTGGGAGTCTACGAATTGGTAGAGAAGTTGATAGAAGTATTTGGGTTGTTTGAGCACCAAAACCGACTAGAATATTTGTTTCGTTTTCTTGACTTGGTGATTGAGTTTAACTTGCAAAAAAATACTACTTTGACCGATTTTCTGGAGTATTGGGAAGACAAAAAAGACGTAGTAAGTGTCAATACCCCCAAAGACCAGGATGCCATTACCATTACTACCATTCATAAATCCAAAGGGCTGGAGTATTCGGTAGTTATTTTGCCATTTGCCGAATGGGAGTACACCCCCAAACGTAACTCTACTATGTGGATTAACCTACCCCGCGAGGAGTTTACTTTCAAACACTCTAGCAACTACCTAAGTACCTCTATAGTACAGGTAAGTAGCAAGTTGGCCGAAACCCTGGTGGCAGACCAGTACCACGACGAAATAGAAAAAACATTTATAGAAAATGTAAACTTATTATATGTAGCTTTTACCCGTGCCGTAGATCGTTTGTATATTTTTACCCGTCTTGAAAATTTTGCTTCTAAAAAGCCCCCAAAAAGAGTGAGTACCTTGATGCATCAATACTTGCTCAATCGACAATTTTGGGAAGAAGGCAATGCTACTTATCCTATAGAAATGGGTGAGCCCAAAGCGCAGGGTGAGGCAACAGAAGAGGACGAAGACAAGTATTTTTATATAGATGAGCTCATCTCTACCGATATTCACAAAAGAGTAAAAAACACTGCCAAATGGAAACGGTCGTTGGTCGAAAAAGGCACAGAACAACCTGCCGAAGAAACCCCCGAGCAAGTGTAA